TTGAGCTCATCTTGTGTATGTCAAGTCCTTTAGCCACATAAGGCACACGCTTCTTCTAGAACATGCTAGTGATAGCTGTTGCTTTGAGCACAGCACTGCTACCACAGTGAGTGCTCAGCTTTCACGTGGATGACTATGCAGGTGGAATTTGTTTGTGTTTCACCACTTGGGTTCAAAGGACAAGCCCTAACTCCCTGCTTAGGGTAGTGTTGAGTGTGAAAAGTAGTATGAGTGACTTTGGTAGGCCAGCTGTAAGTCAGCACACAGATGATCAGGAAGCAAGAAGGACCTTCCACTGCCATTAAGGCTCAAAtcagaaatcccagcactcaggaggcaggagcaaggCAGCCGGCATGGCTCAGAAAACTAACCAAGACATGGGTGGAAGGAGGTTGTGGAACTGGGAACAAGGCTGGtgactgggggctggggagaatgCAGCAGCCTAGGCTACTCCTGCCTCAGCGTGACTGTCTAGCCCATAGGCCATGTTGTGAGCCTGTTACCAGGAGCTGGCTGCTTCCTTTCCCCTGGGCTCTCTTAGGAGCCTCTCCTGTGGTGAAGATGGATGGCCTGCAGCTAAAGGGGCTTCGAGGCTTAGTGGGTCATCACTTGCTCAATGAGTCAGGCCCTGGCTGTGCTTATCTCTGTCCCCAGCAGTCAAGTTCCTGACCTGGCTCATCACCCCACCTTCCTCCCAGTACATTGCTTCCAGCTTCCTCTCCAGTTTCGCCCCTCACTTGTCAGGCCCTGTATTATGgtgtagaggcagaggcaagcaggccTCTGAGCTGGTGCTGTGTCATGGACTGGCAGGAGAGCCacgtacatagtgagttccaggctatgtAGTGAGGActcatctaaaaaacaaacaaacaaaaagtctgagTCATTGGCATGGTGTTTGTGGCTGTGCCAGCACTGGTGCCAGTAACCAGGACCATCGGCTCCCGGTGTTCGACGGGACTTGGGTGGCCCTCTGCTTTCAGTCTGGACCTCACCCACGGTGCTGCATACTGGCAGCTGTCCTAGCAGAGACGGTGTGGGTAGCCAAGCCGTCAGCATCCCAGGAGGATTGTGTCATGGACTGACTGGCAGGAGAGCCATGTACCAGGTGCAACTGAGTGCCTGTCTGAAACCAGGGAAGCTCACCCGAATCATGAGGGTCACCCCTGTGGTCTCCACCACCACCAGTTACATCAGCACAGACTAGTGGGTACCTATTCCGGGAACTTGGGTTCCCGCCATATGTCCTGGCACTGTGGTCTGAGCTGGGGACTTTAAATAGTGTCACAACACCTTAGCACCATGGAAACTTGACATAGTTTTTTAGTAACTACAAACTTTCTATAAATGAGAAATCTCAGCTGCAGTTTATAGCAAAAGCTTTCCACTGAGTTCTTAAGAACTGAGATATGAAGCATAGTTGATTGGGTGCGTGGGCAGCTTTAACTCCTCCAGTCCAGGTGCTCACCAGTGAGGAAGTCGCTGTCGTGCCAGAGTTGTCTGGGTGCTAACAGGGCTCCAGTGGACCTGCTATGGCCTTTTCAGAGTGAAATAACACTCCTTCCCCAGAAGCTCCTGTAAGCTCAAGGggcaggaccagagttcagagcaGGCCTTAGCTGTGTTCAGTGAAGGAAAATGGAACCCGACTTGGCTTCCTCCTGAGTCCCATCTCCCTTCTGTGCACTGTCCACAGACCCATCTCTCCCAGGACTGCTGTGGGGCCAGGGAAAGAGAATACCACATGGTGCTGCCCCCAAAGTAGGGCAGGGGCTGCTGCCCAGAAGCCTCCGGGCTGCTGTTGTGGTTCTTGTCACGGCCTGATGACTCACTGAGCAGGCCCACGGTTTACTAAATTCATAGTAAACCCGAGGTTAGCCACACTGGGTCTTCTTCAGAGCTTCACAGCTGAACATTGGCTCTTACTCTGAAAATGTCCCAGAGACAGCAAGCACCCCAAATCATGTCTTCATGTCAGCTGCTCAGCACCGGGACTGAGCTCAGAGAGGCTTAATGTTGTTGTTAGTGCTGAGAGGAGGACCGGGTCACTCGGATCTGCTGCACTTGACATGTGTTTGTTTCCTCCGGCTGTTGTCAAACCTACCATAGACTTAGGGCTTCCGAACAGCGGGCCAGGGGGGAGGGTAGGTACAGcagtatgtgcctgtaatccctccactggaaagACTCGGGCAAAGGGATTGTAAGGTTGAAGCTATTCtgagcttcatagtgagaccctgtcccagagaACAAAAGGTCAGTGGCTGGGGGGTGGCTTGATCAATAGAGTGAttaccacacaagcatgaagacctgaggtcagtccccagcacccccatgaaAAAGCTGGACATAGTGGCCAGTGCTAGAATCTCAGTGCAGGAGAGGTGTTggcaggtgggtccctggagctttctggccagccagccagcctaacttAATTGGCGAGTTGTAGGTCCCAGTGAATCTCTCTCTCAAAAGATAGATAATAACCGAGAAAGACATGTCATTACCACACAGTTTGGAAGCTGTGGTGCTTCTCTGCTATGGAATGAGCCTTTGGGCAGTGCTGCCCACAAAAGGGATGGGGTACCTATCGCCTCAAGAGGCCACAGCAGGGGTCACACAGCTCTGAAGGGTCCATTCTGCTGCACTTGATTCCACATGGAATGTGTGTCTGGTATTGTATGAAACATTGGACTCTGCATCTCTGTCTGACTGTCCCACACCAGGCTAGGGAAGTGCCCTGTGACTCCATCAGGTCCACTGTACCAGCTTCTTCTCTCTCACCATCTGcgggggcctggggagatgacaAGGCTTCCGGCTGCCTCCATAGCACTGGTGGGACAGAAATCTCACCTCCCAGGTGGTGCCTGCAGCACCCTGCCGGAGCTGCTTCAGTTAGAACTTGCAGAAATCCAGCACTCTGATTGGGTGGCCTGTGGTGCTGTTGGCTTGCTGAGTGCTCCTTTCCTCTGCCCTCTCTGTCCCTTGCACCCATCACTGGTGGTGACTGCTCGCTTCCACCTAGAGGAGAACCCCAGATAACATCTGATTGTCTGATCTGGGTCTCTATTTATCCCTGAGCACTGGATGGGCTCTCATGCCCACCCCGAGTTAGGAGGGCTCAGGCCCGGGCCTGCTCTGCCCCAAGAATCAAGGGCGAGTGCTGGCAGCCTGGAAGAGCTGGTCCCGCGGGTGGTCCCACTCACTAGAGTGCCTTCTCAAGGACTGCCTCAGACCTCCTCCCTGGGAGTGGGAGCTGCACATGGCCAGGAGTACTGAACTCAGTTGGTTTGCTGGAGCTTGTTAGGttagcagaggaagaggcagggctgCTGCCAGCTCTGTCTCCAGCCCGCTACCCTCCACACCACTGAGCTTACCTGTCCCAAACTACCATCTGACCATGTCACTTCCTCTGCTCTAGAAACCTCCCCAAGGTTGCAGACGCTGACGGATTTGCCCCAGAGTCGGAGTAGCTGCCACCCGGAGATTCCACAGCCATGAGTGGGTTTAACTTTGGAGGCACCGGGGCCCCTGCTGGCGGCTTTACATTTGGCACTGCGAAGACTGCGACCACCACAGCTGCCACTGGCTTTTCCTTCTCGACTTCCGGCACTGGAGGGTTTAATTTTGGGACTCCCAGCCAGCCGGCCGCAACCGCCCCTTCCACTGGCCTCTTCTCCCTCACCACACAGACCCCGACCACACAGACCCCGGGATTCAACTTTGGAACAACGCCTGCTTCTGGAGCGACTGGCTTCTCCCTGGGGATCAGCACCCCAAAACCCAACCTGAGTACCACAGCTGCCACACCAGCTGCAGCCAACACTGGCAGCTTTGGGCTTGGCAGTAGCACCCTTACCAATgccatctcaagtgctggcaccTCCAGCCAGGGGACAGCCCCCACTGGCTTTGTCTTTGGGTCCTCTACCACCTCTGCTCCGTCTGCTGGCTCCACGGGGTTCTCATTCACCAGCGGCAGTGCACCCCAGCCTGGAGCGTCTGGCTTCAGCCTCGGCTCTGTGGGTAGCTCAGCCCAACCCCCAGCACTGTCTGGCTCTCCCTTCACCCCAGCCGCGCTGGTGACCACGACAGCAGGCGCGGCACAGCCAGCTGCTGCTGCacccactgctgccaccaccagtGCAGGGGCCACACTCTTTGCCTCCATAGCGCCTGCTCCCGCCTCATCATCCAGCACTACGGTGCTGTCCCTCTCAGCTCCGGCGACAACTGCAGCCACTCCTGGTGCTGGAACTCTGGGCTTCAGCCTCAAGGCCCCTGGAGCGGCTCCTGGCAcctccaccaccagcaccaccactaccaccaccacctcctccgcTGCCGCCACTGCTGGCTTTGCCTTGAGCCTGAAACCCTTGGTGCCAACTGGCCCCAGTAGTGGGGCCACTAGTGGGGCTGCTGTGCCCGGCTCCGGCACCGCCGCTGGGACAACCACAAGTCCTGCCATGACCTACGCACAGCTGGAAAGCCTGATCAACAAGTGGAGCCTggagctggaggatcaggagcGGCACTTCCTGCAGCAGGCCACACAGGTCAATGCCTGGGACCGCACGCTGATTGAGAATGGGGAGAAGATCACCAGTCTGCACCGCGAGGTGGAGAAGGTGAAGCTGGACCAGAAGCGGCTGGATCAGGAGCTGGACTTCATCCTATCACAGCAGAAGGAGCTGGAGGACCTGCTGAGCCCACTGGAGGAGTCGGTGAAGGAGCAGAGTGGCACCATCTACCTTCAGCATGCCGACGAGGAGCGGGAGAAGACCTTCAAGCTGGCTGAGAACATCGATGCTCAGCTCAAGCGCATGGCACAGGACCTCAAGGACATCATCGAGCACCTGAACATGGCTGGCGGCCCTGCAGACACCAGCGACCCACTGCAGCAGATCTGCAAGATCCTCAACGCACACATGGACTCCCTTCAGTGGGTGGACCAGAGCTCTGCCCTGCTGCAGAGGAGGGTGGAAGAGGCCAGCCGTGTATGTGAGGGCCGCCGCAAGGAGCAGGAGCGCAGCCTGCGCATTGCCTTCGACTAGCCCTGCGTGAATGGGAGGGGCTTCTCGGGTTACAGGGATGCTGGCTGTGTTGGGTGGGTGTGCTGTTGAGAGAGAAAAGTTCTTTGGTTTGACTTCCGGCTAGCAGAAGTTGTACAAGGCATGGCGCTCAGTGATGTAGCCTGTGTGCTCTGGAGCCAGGCATGAATGAATGTCCCTGAGCTCTGGGCCAGCATTTAAAGAACAAGGGCAGTGTTGAATTCAGTGCTGCCTCCCGGCAGCTTCAGTTCTAATCCGTCCAGCTCGTACCTCAGCCACTCCAGCATGGCTGTGACTGTGGGACAGCGCTCCAAAGGAGATGCTGGCCAAGAAGTTTACCTGGCATGGAGACACGGTGGGTTTGAAAGACCAAGGTTtctgcatctctccagctcccatctaGCCCGTGTCCTCCAGAGCTTCTGCCATACCAAGCAGACTCACAAGCAAGGCACTCTGAGCTAACAGTTGTTTTGCACTGGCTACCTCCTTCACCCCTAGATTGTAGGGCTCCTGTGGCAAGGACTGATGACCTTGGGGCCAGAGTGAGAGCAGATTTGCTTCTGGATACCCCAGTGTCAGAACTATCTTAGTCACGGTCTTGAAGGCCAGCGGTCATGTCCTGGTCTGTCTTATTTCCTGTACTCTGCTGTAGCCTTTGTGGTCCCTGATCAAATGCTgtttttctaaataaagaaaactgtGTGAAATCAGACCTGTTGTGAGCGTAAGGAATGAAGAAAGGTCCGAGACTcggcagggcagggtggggcacAGCTGGTGGATATCTAGTCCTGGGCCCACTCTACCTCCCTGGGGCGGTGGGCTGCAGGTGCAGGAGAGAGTCCTGTCCACCTGTGTACACAAGTGCTAAGTCGTCACCCATCACTCCAGTGGGTGCCCCCGTCATTGTGATGTCATCAGTGGTGGAGACCAGGGAACTCGGGGACTTCATATGCTGGGCTCATGCCAAGCATTTGGCTGCCACTCCTACAGGACTGGGGATCCTGGACCAGCAGTCTGAAGATTCCAGAATGGGGCCACAAGTTATTTCCTTGGATCATGTTGGACTTCAAATCACAAGAGAAAGCTGGGGGGTAGGGTGAGAGCCTAGAGAGGTAgctgctaagagcactggctgctcttccaaggactCTGGTTTGAtttacagcacccacatggtagctcacaaccatttgtaactccagtcccagattATTAGGTGCCCTCTAATAATTTTGGGTACTGTGTGCAGAGATAAACATGCAGGCGAATAGTCCTATAAAGTCtcaaagattagaaaaaaaagaaagcctggcATAGTGGTGAACAtccagtaaccccagcactctggagttcAAAGTTATCTTCAGCTACGTAgtcacatgagaccttgtcttggaaaagccACATAGAGGCAGGTCCAGTGAACTGGAAGGCTCAAATCCTGAGACCCTCAGTGGCCTTTCTACAGTATGTGAGTTTTTGTTGGTTTAAGACAGGGCTGTCCACCGTAGTCCAGACCCTCCTTGAATTGGTGTGGCCTTCCTGCCTtaggctcctgagtgctaggattatgggcaagccaccacagcccagcactgCACTCCATGGCTTGACCCCAGCTGACCATGATGTTTAGGCCTCAATTCTCAAGATGTGTTTTACACACATGGCTGTCATTTTTAGGGCTCAAACCATAGAGATGGTCAGCGTGCATTTCTAATGTGTATGTGCTCATTCTGGATTGTATATTGGACATAAATAAAGCTGAATTATCTTGCTTTTTGGGTGTAGTTGCATGCTAAGTATACACTCTGTCCCTGCACTCTATCCTAGCTGTctagtaaattttttttattttttatttttatttattttttttggtttttcgaaacagggtttctctgtgtagcttttgcgcctttcctggatctcgctctgtagaccaggctggcggcctcaaactcacagagatccccctggctctgcctcccgagtgctgggattgaaggtgtgcgccgccaccgcccagctgctgtctagtaatttaaaagtaaattgaaaTCACGCCCTGAAGGTCTGCCCCACtttgaagaaaacagaacaggTCTCTGTGTGGGGAGTTGGAGAGGGTTGCCCAGGGTGGCAATGCTACTTGGCACCCTGCTGGGCACTGTTGCCCAGGCTACACCATAATTGCAGTTTCCCTCTCCAGGAAGAACACAGACAGATGTCCTGCCTCGCTGGCCAGTCTCACCATTAACCACCATGAAGACAGCAAAGGTGACTGCATGGGAGCCTCTTCCACGTCTCCCTAGGTAGCCAGGGGCCAGCTGTCATCCAGCATGGTGGGACGAGCCTGACCTAGCGTGAGACCATCTCAGAAACACAGTAGCATAAAACGTCCAATATTTAAGTGGGAAGTTATATGCATGTCACATGGAGAATGAAAAAGAAGACCAAGAGGGAGCCCCAGTTTCAGTTCTCCACTCCCCTGTCTTTACAAAGAAAGAACTCTGTTCTGTATTGAGCAGCACAGAAAACGTGGTATGGGGAAGGATGGAGTGATGAGTTTTTACAGAGGTCTCTCAAAGTTTTCTAAGGCAGAACAGCAGGATGTTGCCAATCTATATACACATGTTGCTTCCAGCATTTATGGGGTGTTTTGTTTAAGGTTACTTTCAGCCGATGACTACCAGAAATCAAACCCACTCACTGGGCCCCAGGCATTAAAGTACAGCCTGGAGCTAAACTCCAACAACTGATTGGTGGAGAGAACAGGGCTAGAAAGATAGGCCCTTTGTTATCTTAAGGGCCAGTTAAATTTGAAGAGGCCGAGGACATGGTTTGAAAAGATCTCagggtgccgggcggtggtggcgcacgcctttaatcccagcactcgggaggcagagccaggcggaccttagtgagttcgaggccagcctgggctaccaagtgagttccaggaaaggcttaaagctacacagagaaaccctgcctcgaaaaacaaaacaaaatctcaggGCATGTTTTTGACCTGATTACAAGGTCTGGCAAAAGTTCAGCTtctaaaggaaacacagaaaaaagtcCACAGAGGGAGGGTTTCAGATAGTCATTAGTAAAATTTAGTTgtaaatattgtgtgtgtgtgtgtgttttgaaatgaGGTTtctagtccagtctggcctcaagctctgtagatgaccttgaactctggatttCCCCTGCCTCCATCTTTCAAGTGCTGGCATCAGAGTACCGCACCACCTCAggcttatgtggtgctgggaatggagcccaagcattgtgcatgctaggccaACTACcaactatatccccagcctgtAACAGGTCATCCATGTGTgagccctgccccgccccccttTTTGGAGACACAGTGTGTGTatatagccccagctggcctggaactcaggtctGCTTGCCACTGCCTCCAAATGCTGAGAAGTTCCTGTCTTGGAGGGTGGGAGTTGGCTGCCTGTGGCCTTACCTTCTGGTTGTCAGTGAAGCTTTTTAGGAGCACTGCCACCCTCACACTGTGAGACAGGCCAGGCAGGCCGGGCAGTAAACCCTCCAGTAGTCACAGGGGAAATTCAACCATTCCTGTCAGAGAAACATCTGCAAAAACAGTATGCCTGGGACGTGATTCAAAATAGCCCCGTgtcagaggagacagggagagggaggccccacgggcatggtggcacacacctgttagCCCAGAGTTTAAGACAAGACACAAAGATGGCCTCAGGTTGGAGGGCAGCCTACGCTACAGAGTtagaccctctttcaaaaaacaaacacattctcTCAAAAATTCCGCCACAGCCTGCCAACTGACCTTCCTCTCAGGACCTGG
The sequence above is drawn from the Peromyscus leucopus breed LL Stock chromosome 1, UCI_PerLeu_2.1, whole genome shotgun sequence genome and encodes:
- the Nup62 gene encoding nuclear pore glycoprotein p62, which gives rise to MSGFNFGGTGAPAGGFTFGTAKTATTTAATGFSFSTSGTGGFNFGTPSQPAATAPSTGLFSLTTQTPTTQTPGFNFGTTPASGATGFSLGISTPKPNLSTTAATPAAANTGSFGLGSSTLTNAISSAGTSSQGTAPTGFVFGSSTTSAPSAGSTGFSFTSGSAPQPGASGFSLGSVGSSAQPPALSGSPFTPAALVTTTAGAAQPAAAAPTAATTSAGATLFASIAPAPASSSSTTVLSLSAPATTAATPGAGTLGFSLKAPGAAPGTSTTSTTTTTTTSSAAATAGFALSLKPLVPTGPSSGATSGAAVPGSGTAAGTTTSPAMTYAQLESLINKWSLELEDQERHFLQQATQVNAWDRTLIENGEKITSLHREVEKVKLDQKRLDQELDFILSQQKELEDLLSPLEESVKEQSGTIYLQHADEEREKTFKLAENIDAQLKRMAQDLKDIIEHLNMAGGPADTSDPLQQICKILNAHMDSLQWVDQSSALLQRRVEEASRVCEGRRKEQERSLRIAFD